The DNA region TAAATACAATTTTGTTTGATTTGAGTCTTCCAGAACCTGTGGCATTTGATAATCAAAATTTAACCATCCCTGATGTTAAATTGCTGGTTTCTCCAGAGTTTGCTAATATCCTGCAAAAACCTGAATTGACAGGTTTGTTTGCTGGAACTGCCCGAATTGATGCTGAAGTTGCTGCCGTACCTGAAGCTGATAGTGTATTAGCAGTTTTGGCAGCAGGTGCGGCTGTGTTGGCAACTAGGTTTTATACTCGAAAAATTAAATACACTTGATATCTTGCAGCATTGCTAAATGCTTATTAACCGGTGCAAGTGTATTTGCAGCAATCAGTCCACTGGCGGCGACTGCTGGTAAACCAATGCCGGGAAATGTCGAGTCGCCACAGCACATTAGTCCTGCTAAAGGTGTGCTAGGCCCAGGAAACATCCCACTTCCAGCCTGAATTGCTGGGCCGTAAGAACCTTGGTGACGGCGGAGATAACGCTCGTGAGTTAGAGGTGTACCAACAAGTGTGACTTCGCAACGAGAGCGAATATCTGGAATGATTCGCTCTAAACCTTGCCACATTACTTCTGCACGCGATCGCTTTTTTTCAGCATATTCTTGGTTCTTTCTATCCATTCCCTGCCAGATAGAGTATGGCTCATTACCAGGAGTATAAACATGAATTACGTGCTTACCTGGTGGCGCTAGGGATGGATCGAGAACTGAAGGGATGGAGATAACTACAACATTCTGAGGTGCTGTTATGCCCAATTCCCAGTCATTAACCACGATGTAATGACACCGCAAATTTGACTGTAATCCTTGAGCATCAATGCCTAGATGTAGATGCATAAAGCTATCACACTCAGGCGTTGCTTGTCGTTTAGCGCGGTACTGTTTGGGTACTGCCTTTTCTGGTAGTAACTTCAGTGTGTCCCAAACCGATGCATTAGAAATTACTGCTAGGCTTGCGCGAATTTCGGAGCGATCGCGCAGACGCACACCCACCGCACGATTCCCTTCTACAATCACTTCTTCCACATGAGCGCCCAGCATCAACTTCCCGCCGTGACGCTCCAATCCTTGTACAAGGGTGTCAACTAAAGCACCACTACCACCAATGGGATATTCAAGTATTGCATCTGGTCGATACCAGTCCGCAAACATAAATCCTACCTCTGCGGCACTAGTGCCATCTGCGGGCAATCCAGAAAGTAAAAAACACAGCAAATTCAGCCAATTTCGGGTAAACGGGTCTTTAACAACGCCATCCATAATCCGGCTGAAGGGGCCTGTCAGCTTAATTATATTCGCCAGATTTTTTGTCAGAGATGGGATAAATGGGCCCACAGTTCTAGCTGCACCAAAATCAAAGCGTAATGCTGCTGGTGGTATGGAAGTTGCTGCACTAGCGAATGGTTCCATAACGCGCTGGAGTTCTTGCCATTCGGCTACAGCATCATGTCCCCGGAATTTCATTAGCACCTCACAAAATT from Nostoc commune NIES-4072 includes:
- a CDS encoding phytoene desaturase family protein codes for the protein MQVTDVVVIGSGIGGLSCAAVLARYGFDVIVCESHSIAGGAAHAFERNGFKFDSGPSLYSGLSYSPSANPLRQVLDAIGSELPCVTYDTWGCCVPEGDFDTSVGAKQFCEVLMKFRGHDAVAEWQELQRVMEPFASAATSIPPAALRFDFGAARTVGPFIPSLTKNLANIIKLTGPFSRIMDGVVKDPFTRNWLNLLCFLLSGLPADGTSAAEVGFMFADWYRPDAILEYPIGGSGALVDTLVQGLERHGGKLMLGAHVEEVIVEGNRAVGVRLRDRSEIRASLAVISNASVWDTLKLLPEKAVPKQYRAKRQATPECDSFMHLHLGIDAQGLQSNLRCHYIVVNDWELGITAPQNVVVISIPSVLDPSLAPPGKHVIHVYTPGNEPYSIWQGMDRKNQEYAEKKRSRAEVMWQGLERIIPDIRSRCEVTLVGTPLTHERYLRRHQGSYGPAIQAGSGMFPGPSTPLAGLMCCGDSTFPGIGLPAVAASGLIAANTLAPVNKHLAMLQDIKCI